The Falco biarmicus isolate bFalBia1 chromosome 7, bFalBia1.pri, whole genome shotgun sequence genome contains the following window.
ATACAGGTGTAGTGGTCTTGAAGGACTTTTAATTCCTGGTCAAATGATAACCTGTGAATCTGAGCCTCTACTTTCCCTGCTCCTTCTGCATCTTGCTGTGTGATGGAGAGGCACAGGAGAGGGCTGAATGAATGTTGCAGTAGATCAGCACACCAGCTAAGGAGACAGCAGTGAGCCTTTCCAAGGCAGTATTGCATTTCCAGTCTTGAAAGCCTGCTGCATCTGAATTAGCCACTTCATACCCGCTGGCATGGGGTAATTGTGGCTTAGAAAGGCTGTTGGCAGGAGTCTGTGTTGCTAAATGCTAGGCTTGTGCAGCCTGGTGGTGTTGAAACGCGATCTGTGCTGTGGGAGAATAGAAACTGCTGTTATGATACCTGTGCTACTGAAAATGGGCAGTCAGCTCCCTGTGTTCTGGGTGTCCATCTGCAAATTTCATCTTGCCACACATGCAGAAatatagaatggtttgggctaGACCTTTTAAAGCTCATCTAGTTCTGAcgcccctgccacaggcagggacccctcccaccagcccaggttgcttcaagccccgtccagcctggccttgagcactgccagggatggggcacccacagctgctctgggcataATCTCCATTGGCTCTACATGGAGACAGCCTGGGTCTGCATGGGCTTATGAGCCTGGGGCAGCTTGAATCCAGTGCCTATCTATGGTGTTGTGCtcaaagctgtgccagctcAGCCTAGCACAACACCTACCACCAGCCTATGCTAGCAGCCACGTCAAGGTCACGGTGTTTCCAAGCCAGAAAGATCTACCTTGCTGTGCAGGCGAGGTGCATTGGTGCAGAGATCGTCAGGCTTGTTCTGCAGGAGTCAGTTCAGGACCAGAAGTTGGGGGTCCCATCAGGCTGTATCTGTCAGACCAGTGCCCGCCTCCAGGTGAGAGGTAGTCATATAATTGTTATAGAACTATATTCATTTCACATATGGCATAACGCAGGTCCACTGAAAGTGTATTGTGACAAAGCTGGGATGGGAGTGAGAAAAAGGGGACTAATAAAACATCATCCCAGAATCATTACTTCTAGGGTTTGTCTTGCGTcacttgtggggaaaaaaaataaaagaaaccccaaacaaaaaatccttaccctttttaaaaggaaaggcCTCATCTGCATCTTAATTTGGGGAAGGTTTTGAAAAAGTAATcagtgaaataataaaaaaaaaaaattcccctttAAATTTGGAAAACTGCCAGGACTTAAGTTACCGGCTTCTCTTTTCACAAATTCACTTAACAGAAGGCAGTGAAATTCATGCTTTTCCACATAATAATCATTTTTATCCCAGTAAGAAATTAAACTGAGCACTTTAGCATTCTTTTGCAGGGGAGATCAGTAAAAGATGctaatatataataaataaaaatattctgtgcaaTATATGGAAATATATAATACAGAATTGTTGAGAAAACATCTCTGTGGAACAGTCCATAGAATGTTAACTAATccaatctcttttctttttgtaggtGAGCCATTATGAAAAGCAGTTAGATGAGACAAAAATCCACTGTGAAAAGGAGCAAGAGGATATGAGGAGGAAGTACACTGAGGAGATGCAAGTCATGCAAAAGCAAATAACTGGCCTTAAAAATCAAATTGCAGAACTGCaaggagaggcagcagtgctcagagaacagcaagaaaagcttGACTGTAAATACAAtgatgagaaaaacaaattacaaacaCGTTTTGATGAGGAAAAAGCCAATCTGCAAGAACTATTAAGGCAGGAGCACGAAGAAGATGTCAGAGCCAGACTGGACCAGGTACATGAGAAGTTTAGTCAGGAACGGGAAGAACTGATTCAAAATAGTGTCTGGGtggaagaaaagatgagagtTTTAGCGCAGACActgcaggaagagaagggagagcTGGAACGTGGCTTTCATGAGCAGCTGAAAAGGATGGCGGAGGTGCATGCTTTGGAGAAGGAAGAGCTCCAACAAGAGCTGCTGAGGAAACATGAGCAGGACCTGGAGGAGGAAAGGTGAGTGTCACCGTTGGCGGGGACAGTAGTGGCGCATGCTGACCTTGCTGGCTTGGCATGGTGACCAAGGTGAACCTAATGCAGAAATGGTTCCTGATGCCTAATTCAAGTGTACCAACTGTACAGTGCTGTTGCCTGTTCTATTCCAGGACACTGGGCTGCTGTCGAGGTTGGGATTTTCCTTCTGAGCTTTCTCAAGTAGatatttatattgatttttagCTCACCCAGAGGCAACAATAGTGTTAAAGCATAACCAGATATGATTAACTTGAGCTCTGTTCAGAATCCCTGTGCTTTACAAATCCCTGCTTTGTACTTTCAAAGCATCTGGGTTTTcagagtttttcttttctgaagaaggaCAGGGATGGCTGGTAATTGCTTTTAGCGAAGATTGAGTGtcaaaagaaactaaaaaccAGCCTGGGGTGACAGGGAGAGATGGGGGTAAGAACATCTGCCCCCATAAATCTGATCACAAGAAGAGAAGGGCATACACTGTGCAAGAAACCTTTTCTGAGGACACTTCATGGTTACACTTTTCCAAGGTgattagatttttaattttaaagtttcaacAAATTGCCTCAAATCTAACTTTGGCTCTCAGAAACACCCGTCAAATAGTTCTTCATCTAAAACTCagtgaaaaagtaatttttttcagcttgttttagTCAGCCTAAAAAGCCATTTGAATATCTTTGAGTTAGCCCAGAGTTTAGTAATATCTTATGTTAACcatgtttaggaaaaaaatggaaagtgaCTATAACAGAAGAGCATCTCGTGCAGAAACTCAGTTTTCTGTCGACACACAAACACTTGtgaataaatatgaagaaacGATCCAAAATCTGGAAGGATGTTACCAGCGAGAGTTGCATGAACTTGCTGAACAGCAAAGAGAGGAGAAATCTCAGTGGGAGTTTGAAAAGGATGAAATTGCTCAGGAGGTTGCTGAAGCCCACGAGCAACTGAAGGAAAGTCTGGCAAATGAAAAGGCCGTTTCTTCTGCTCTGACCCAGGAGAAAGATCTCCTGGAGAAAAACTTCAAGGAAGAAGTGAACAAGcttgtgtgtgagagagagcaGCTTCAGAAGGAGCTACAAGACCTGAGGAACGCTGCtgagaagcaagagaaaaagctgaatgataaaataacaaaactccAACATGACCATGCAAAAGAGCTGAAGAACAAAGAAGAGCATATATCTGTGGTGGAGGAAAATGGGAAGCTGGTTAGGCAAAAGCTGGAGAGACTTGACAGTGAATACAAGCAAGAGAAAGAAGACCTCAATTCCAAACTTCTTGCTTTGGAGAGTATAAACAAAGACATTTGCGtaagagcagaaacagaaaaggctgaGATGAGTTTGGAAATCTCAAATCTTcaagggaaaatacagaaattgcaGTGGGAGACCCATAGTTTTTCCGCGCTACAAAATCATTATAGGGTCCTAGAAAAAGAGTatgcaaaagcaaagagcaaaattGCTTCTTTCTCTGGTATGGCACCCCTGGGAGATGATGCAGATGTCCTCTTAAATCTGCAGAAAGTGCACGAGCAAGCTGTGAAGGAAAATGTCAGAATGGCTGCTGAGATAgtcaggctgcagcacaggttgcaagctgcagagcaggagcctgTGCGACCTCCCAGTCCTGGCTGCTCTGACTCCAGCTCAGAACTCTCTCAGCTGGCAGATGAAATGGATCCCACTTTTGAAGGGTTGCCCAGCGACTGTAAAGATGCAGACAAGGGAACAGATTCAAATGTCCTTCAGCTTTTGGAGGATGATACCACTGACCTGGAAGAAATGACTGACGTTGATTCAGACTTGGAGAAAGCATGCACTGAAGCCAGAGCAGGCGGCCATGCGCTCAAGGTGCAGGCATGTCAGATGCAAGGAATTAAAGCAGCACTGGAAGCTGACGGCAGTCAGGATTGTGACAAGAATAGAGAGCTGCTTGCCCGGGTGCCTCTGctgcaaaaaaagagagatcTCAAGAAAACTCTTGAGAGAGTTCCTAGACCAAAAATGCTACATAGTGACATTAACCAGCAGAAGGTTCATCTGCTAAATCACAGAATAGCTCCCAAAAACAAAGGGTTTGTTTCTGATGCTTTGAAGCTGCAGGTTGAGCTTGAGAAGGCTGAAGAACTGAGTGAAGCCTCTCTCCTGCTTGATCATGCTCATGGGGCAACAAATGGTGACCTGAAAAGTGTAATAGGTCAGCTTTGGAAAAGGGTTGCGGAGTTAGAAGACAGATCGATGGCACAGGCTGAACTTCTATCACTACAAGAAGAAATTCAGGTAGAAAATGAGGAtctgaaatctgaaattataAAGTTAgttgagaaaaataaagtgctAGAAGACAACCTGCATAAGCTGAGAAGCGTTCATTGCAAACTAGAAGAAAGTAAACTGGAAAGTACTAAGCTCAGAGAGGAAAACACACAGCTCATCAATAAAGTTAAGGAATTGGAAGATGTCCAAGAACAAGATGCACAAGGAAATGTAGATGCACACAGCGACAAGTTAAGACTGCAATGCCAGTTTGGGAAGCTGGAAGAACATGCCGCTGCATTTACAGGTCAGCAGGATAAGCGTGCCCAAAGTGACAGCGTGGTGAAAGAAATGTCAGCAGAAAAGTGGGAGCTGCAAGAGCCCAACAGAAAGCTGAaggagaaagctgctgctctggttAACACAAACAACGTGCATTTCCACAAAGAGGAGAGGAATACAGTGACGCACGGCTTACAAAGCACGTGCACTGAGCTGCAGCAAAAAGTTGATCTTCTGAGGTAACGTACACTTGCAAAACTTTGTGGGAAATGTGCCGGCCCCACAGTAATCGAATGTGCCGCTTAGAAACTAACCTAGCATCCCACTCATCACTTCGTAgccgcctgcctgcctgctgtaTGGCTGCTGCATTAACCACTGTAGTTTAACTTTGATTAGAAAACAGTGCCTTGGACTCTAACTACTAGCAAGCAGGCTGTTTAATCCTGGATAACGACGgctgaaataaatgtgtgtgACTTACTCCTCTCTGACTACGACCTAACATGAATGGTAAAACAGGAGCAACCTGCCAGCCGTTCTGTCTGTGGATGTAGTCGCCTTTGCAGTGTGTAGTTTATGGTACATCAGAAACCCCTGTATTTTTGTGTCCAAAGTACTGTGGTAACACTTCCAGAATGCTTTTAGCTTTTACTAATATCACTTCTTCACTCGGTTTGCTCTCTTCTAGTACTGAACGTTACTTGGAATGCtaaaagcatttctatttttctcaaTATTTAAGTTAATACCGGAGAAttacagtaactttttttcccatcaggAGCACTTTAGGGTTAGGAATCCATCAGGTGTGTGATATGGTAAATACCACTATAACACAGAGAATATAATAGGTTTTACCTACTTGTTTTTAACTGTTGTATTTCAGCAAGGATTTTTTGGAGGTCATAAAGTGACTGCAAGTGGCTTAATTATTGTTCAGCACCAGCTTCCTGCAGGAAATTGTTCTTTCAGGCATTACACCATGGCTAAGTTATTTTTCTACGGTCACCTCAGGACAGAAAAGGCACTTCCCAACACTGCTGTTCCCATGCTGCCTCTCCCAGCATGTTGGACTCCAGAAACAGCTGGGGAAACAGCTTGCTTACCTAGGAATCTGCATATTGTGGTGTTAAGCTGTTTAAAGTTCTGTTATTTGTAACTTAAGGACTGAAAGGTATAGTACAATACTAGTGTGAAAGTTTTACTAGGGATCTTAGATTTTAACTAACTTAGCTGTAcaaaaacatgcacaaaaagCCCGTTTTTCAGCAATCTGGGGAGCACTTTTAgtaaatgaaatgtgaaatcCATATACCATTCATACATAAAATAAGTCAATCATAGCTTTGGTTTTTAGTATTACAGGTAGCTTAGGCttttagctatttttttccctgtgggcCTAGGTGATCTACAGAAACAGTTTTCACTTGTCTCATCTCTCTGCCACAGATGTGAAGCTGAAAagctcagagaagaaaatgccattctgaaaaatgaagtgaCTTTATTAAATGAGGAGGGTAGTGCTTCCAGCCTGAAACTGAGGGAGCTAAATGGATCCCGAGAAGAAATGCGGTAAGAATTCAACGGTGCATGTACCATGTGTATGCCTTCAGGCTCTCGCCATTGTGCACACCTGATGGTTATGTCCCTTCTCTGAAAGCTCCTTCATTTGTTAAATACTCTACAAACTTTGAAATGGGCTTATTTTGTGGTGCCACTGGAAATCCAGCTGGCTGATGGTCTATTCCTTGTCCTTTTAAGCTGCCCTAGCTTGACCTGCCCATTCCAAGAGCCAAAGCAGGGGTTTAACTGCAGGAGTTCAGATGACCCAGTAACACATACAAACACAGGACCTACTTATGAGATGACCTGATGCAATTATTCATGCttcagcaaaggcagagctTGTTGGGCTGGTGTAGCCttagaaaaggcagaaagaggTACAGCGTGACAGTATTTCAGTGATTTGCAAGTCTTTTGCAAGTAGGTAACCATCGACGATCCTGGGAGTATTCTTCccttctagaaaaaaacctgtgtggGGTACCTTGAGGaagatgtggcgcttagggacataatttagtggtgggcttggcagtactaagttaacagctggacttgatgatctgaagggtcttttgcaacctaaatgactctgattctatgattctataaattGAGCACTTGCCAAGCTTGTGCAAAGCAGTGATGCTAAGCAATATATAAATAGCCAGAATTACCATTTCTGGAGAAGTCAAAAATCAGCCCATTCTTGTAGGTGTTTGTATCAACAAGTGACTCTAATGTTaacaagttttcatttttccttaggCAAAAGATAGAGgctgtgagaaaggaaaaagtggcTATACAGAAGATGGTTGACAACCTGAAAAAGCAGGTACACGGCCTGAGCCCATAACCTTCTCTGTAGAAATCATCACTGTATAAAAGCTGTTCCTTAGGTGGATGCAAAGGCAGTAGAAAATTACCATTATATACCTTAAACGTTTTGACAACGGTTCTCATTAAGTCTTTGGGATTGACAGAAGGCTTGTTTGACATGCTCAGAAGACAGGATCTACACCAATGCTACTGTAACTATCTGGTTTACAAACTCGAGAGCGCTTTCCATAGTCAACTTGGAAAGtttatttaatagaaatataaagttaaaatatttcttttgtactCTTTACGGGTAATGCTCTGCAGCTAGCCCATGGGAAATAGGGGTTATGTGACTCAGCCTCTTATTTCCCAGCTGGCTGGGTCTAGGAATTCTACCAGCTGTGACCCTTTGCTTGTATCCATGAGACtgctacttttattttaagggTGGTTTGTTATGCTAGGCACAGTAGAAGGTTTAAGTAGCTCTTAGATTCATGTCCCTCTTAGAATTTTACCAAGCAATACTACTTGCTCAGAACAATCTACTACGTCACCAGCACGCCCCTCAAAATACACATCAGCGtggcaaagggaaggaggaacagAGTGGTGTGCCAGATGACTGATATCATAACTGATATAATTAAGGCTATTTATGAGAATTTAACAGCTTCTGGGGCTGACCGTGCATGCAACAGGTCATCAGGAGGATTCTTACTCCTAAATATGATTCCACTTGATTTGGCCTAAAATTAGGGCATGGAGCAAGTTAAACAGCTATAGGGAAATAAAGCAGGCAATGCTACTGGGGTCGTGACTATTACTTAGAATACAGttaacagcagctctgccccaccGTTCAGAGACACTGTGGTGCGGGAGTGATGCTTGTCAGTTCTTTTAATCATCTTAATAGAAAGGAAACGTTCTTAAAAGTCTCATGACTGCTTTTACACTGGGAATAACTGACACTGCTGTCCTGATTCAGGTAGCAGACCTGAAGACCAGAAACCAGCAGCTGGACTCCGAAAATACAGAACTTAGCCAGAGGAACTCCAAAAATCAAGCAGATGTGCAGGATCTTAATCAACAGCTGGCAAGGGTGCTcaagcaaaaggaaagggaagcagGAAAGTGTACCCTGGAAgaatgggaaaaggagagaCTGGTACTGAAAGAGGAACTGGAAAACTCCAAAGTAAAGGTATGAGATTACACTGTTTCTAATGGTAGAAACAACTGAACTTTTAGGAATGCAGAGGTGCTATGGAATTAGCATGTCTTTGAGCTGTGCTTGAGCCTTCAAAGCTGAAATTTCCCAAGTATTAGCCAGAAACATAGGTGTGTGCGGCAGCGGGGGTGGAATGAAAGCATGAGAGCAGCCAAAAGCAGGCAGGTAGAAGTGTGcagatttttcttgaaatggaGCCAAGCGATGATAAGTATTTACCTGAATTTTCCAGCATGTCTGCTCTGTTCTGTCCAGTGCCATCCCAGTTCTAACCCATGTGActggctgcagcatcctctgGTTAACCTTTGTTACTCGGCATGTCTCAAGTTGAAACCTGAGTCTTTTACTTTTTGCAGTCATCCAATATGGTGTCTTCCTTGGAGGTGGAGCTGTCAAAAATGAAGGTCCAAGCTCATATATTGGAGCAGGAGAACCACATCCTCAAGCAGGAACTAGAGAAGACAAAACAAGTATGGCATCCTATTTGAGTGCTATCAGATAATGCTGGCTGTCCCTTAATGTGCCCTACTCTCTTGCCCAAGTTGGAAATAgttaatttctttaaagaatgGTCATAACAGCAAGAGAATATAAATCCTCTTGAAGCAGTCCCTGGGTACAGTGCACAGCTGTTTAAATACAGTTGGTTTCACATTGCCTTTGGCAAAAGATCTTCCAGAGTAATGGGTCTACAAAGACaggctttgaaaataaagacaatgaTTTAAAGCTCTAATCAAGGAATAGACAGGGCTTTTCTAGTTTGTGCAGACAGGATAGGAAGGGGAACACTTCCCTGTGTAACTAGTGATACCCATACAGCTCAATTTTTAAGGACTGGACTCTTCCAGCATATCCTTTCAGAGAGAATTCCTATTGCTAAACCCATCTGGAGACTTCATCTCCCAACTTCTGAGGGTAATTTCCTGGGCTTGGTTATCACCTGTATAAGCATGGTTCAATTGGCTGTAAATATATGCTAATAAACACAGATAATGAATAGGCTACAAATGAGTTAGCTCTCCTGATTAGGGCTccacaaagtaattttctttactCTCTAAGGCATTCATTTGATGCACCCAGTGCTTAGAATAGATAATGgtcttaaaaagcaaaagcagatgaGGCCTGTTCAGTAAAGAGCAGATTGTGGATTGAGTGTAATTAAAGACAGAAGATTGAGCAAAgacagaacagcacagcacaaggcAGAGTGTTAAGCTAAAGCACTGTGTCAAATGGGAAAAGGATCAGAAGTCAGCAgtacagtattttttcccctttcatggAAGGGGCAGAGAAAGACTAGCCCTAAAGCAAATCCGAGGGATCACAGGGCAATTAGGAATCCTTAGCGCTGCTGTTGTAGGAAGGATGCCTCCGATAGATGAATGATGCTCAAATGATCATTCATACTGAGTTAGAGtatgcttttctctcttccattcTCTCTGGAGTGGGATGATTGgcccagagaagagaaagctttgTGTAATActtgcataaaaaaaattctgcaacagcacagaaatgcaACTGAGGGGTTTGTTTTCCACAGCTGTCCAGTTGCCCTGAACTCTCTGACCTTCAAAATGAAGTTTCGAGCTTAAttactaaaaatgaaaagctgcagaaagaaaaagaagccctGAGCGAGGAATTAAACAGATGTATTGATAAGGTAAAAAACTGCAAACCCACATCACTACTTACATGCTGTAACGGGCTGTTAAAATTCTTATATCGTTATCTGTATCACCCTAACCTGTAAAACgactttggatttttttttgtttgttttttaccttCAAGCCAGATAAAAGCTTAattgcctgcctttttttttcctagctggtCTTAAAGAGAAAGCTTAAATTCTGGAGCACAGCTTTACTGTAATTTGATTATGTAGAAAATTCCAAACATTGCAAGGAACAGGGGCCTGGATATAAACATTGCAGCAGGACAAGGAAGACAGTGTTCTTGCACTTTTATTGCAGCCTTACATCTTGTAACTCTGAACTCAAGCAGTGTAACTAGCATGCGCACTGTAAATAATGATCTCGTTGTGTAGAGATTcaggctgggagctgagggggTTTTTTGCCCTCCCGTGTTTTCTTTGCATAGCTGTAACTCCCTCTAGCTTAACTCTCAAAGTCAAATTGAGTTAAAATCCTGAATGAGTCAGGCTTACAGATGTAATCTTATTTCAGGTAGCTAAAGTAAGCTGCTTAGAGAATGCAATTGGCAGCTTGAAGCAAGAGCAGAAGTCCTGGGAACAGCAGAGTCAgacactgaaaacacagctcACCGTTTCACAAGAAAAGGTAtaatagtgatttttttgttatagcCCTAgatcaaaagcatttttgtaatCTCTtgtagtgctttttttttctcactaaaAGCAGCCCTCCTCTAATGGATGCAAAGATGTCATGCAGCTAAGAATGGCTGCTTTGATGGTCTTTCAAAGTGATGCTCTtaaaggacaagaggaaacttGTTAAATGCaatgagggatttttttccctgagaaaaaGCCATGTTTTGCGTCTATGGCCAAGTTACTTTTGCCAACTCATTCTGCCCAATTATTCCTAAAATACTTCAGGaactctgctccctgctcttctgGCAGTGGCTTGTCCCTTGCCAAGCAGGGGAGGGGAACAAATGTCTCTCTGCTTGGCTGATCTCACTTGGGATTTCTCGTTGGCCATGGGCTGCCAGGAAGAATAAATAATTCAAGAGAAATCTTCTTTTCCTGGCATATCACAATAAATATTTGGGGCTGGAAGATGTCTGTTGAATGTAGTATTGTGGCTGTATTCAAAGAGGATGGCTACTGATATGGAACAGCCAGTCAGAAAATCATTTAGCACTTTTGAAGCGGGCTGTCAGCATTATAACTTCTTCACTCCTTCCATCAGAGATCCTAAGTATGTGTGATAGGTGGTGCATACACATCCTAGGAGACCAAGGTTATGAGAAATCTTGGTCCAGTAAATGCCAAGCTGTGTTCCTGCTCGTTACAGGTTCAGAGTTTAGATGAAACGCTGCAAAATACCAACCTTCAAATGTCCCGACTAAAATCAGACTTACGGGTGACACAACAGGAGAAGGAAACTCTTAAACAAGAAGTGATGTCTTTGCACAAGCAACTGCAGAATGCCAATGAAAAGGTAATGGACTTCAGGTGCCTCAAAGTCAGTCAACTTTGCATGCCAGGGTTTACAGAcacaagctgctgctctgctctagCCTGACACTGTAGCCAACTTATTTCTTTACGTTTGCCTGTCCACTAAAAGGACACAAATATGTGGCAGGCTTGAGCAAGTAGACTCTGAGTTATGCAactattgatttatttttttttaaacaagtgaTAAAgctcataatttaaaaaatctgagaGGAGGTGGGTACAAGAAAAAGCCCTATTTGAATgatgttttctgtattcagtagttttccattttaaaacgGTTAACTATAATTAGTCTTGTTGGATTGTATATAATGTGCagattttaaacttcttttaaaaaaacttgtaaGTTTTGAACATAAGGACAGATGATGATCAGCCCATCTCCTGAGTTTCCATTCTTCCCTGAAAGAAAtctttgggggggggaaaaatatatCTCTGGACAATATATGAATTTCCACCTATCAAAACTATAAACATATTAACAATCAAACGAGTAATTGACGGGATCTAATTTTCACTCAAACTTGGTTTTGAAAGGCACAGTATTATAATCAGCCTCTCTTAACTGATGAGGAACTGTAACTGAAGGAGGTTGTAGCCAGCAGTCTTGGGATTGGTATTATGAATTCAGTTAGTAATTTGGCTTGTTTGCCATGTAATTAAGGAATATTTAATGTCCACATGGAAAAGAGGCTGTTTCAGAATTGTACAACAGAAACTAAATTACAGCTATTACCGAATAATATATAATACTGGGTTTATTACTTGCCTGATGGGGCTCTGAAATGTAGcacaaattgctttttttttgtgttgttgaaCTCTGTGCACTCCTATCAACCATTCTAGTGCACAGCTATTATCTATGATTTGAGCAAAGGGAAACACTTTGGGTTTGCACTGTGATTAGCACATTGGGTTTCTTAGGGGAAAAGTGTGTAAGCTGTGAGGAAGATGGGAATCCTGCAACTTTAGAGTCTGCAATTACTGAAAGCCTACTTAAAGCCCACCTGAATAGAGAAAATATCTGCTTCTTTGTTTAAGGCCTAACCCTACAATTCTGTCTCTTAAGAATCGGGTTCTAGAACTGGCTGTGCCTTCCTCAGGGCTGCAGGACCAACAGAGGCAAATACACTGGGATGAACTGGACCAGCTGACaaaacaggagcagcagctgctcaggcaggagAATGAGAGGCTGCAGAGAGAAGTGCAGAGCACTAAAACAGACCTGACTCACTCCAGGGAGAAGGTAACCTGACCAAGATGACAGATCACAGAGGTGGTCCCCGCATGCTAGGCAAAACTTGATGATTCTTCTTTTGCAATAGGTGATACAGGAAAGGAATATTGTTCCTTAGTTTTGAATAGAAAGGTTTGCAGAAAGAATGCATAATGGAGTAGTGTTCCATTGTCTGCACCGAATAGGTAGACACTCGTGATGTTTCAAACAGCTCTTCTTCAAAAGAAGATCCTGCTAACTTGTGTCTAAGGTTCTGGTCTGACTTTCAGTTAATGCCTTTCTTAAAGAAGTTTGTAATATTCCTAGCATCCTTCATGTGCAATTTCTTGGCTTACGGTATTAGGCAGATTatgggcaggaggaagggcaAGAAGGACAATATGATGTCCTTCTTGCTAAAAAgctaaaatgtcaaaaataacCCAGAATCTGTTATGAGTCCAAAATAGATTGGTACTTGGTATTTTAAGTGAAGTAGATGCACTTTGATTTGTTTGAATTGTCTGGAACatctttccacattttttcaTCTCTGGTCTCTTTAGATGCGACAGCTGGAATCTACTATCCTTTCCCTAAAGCACCAAAAGCATCAAAGCCAGTTGGGTATTGTCAAAGCCATAGAGCAAGAGAAATTAAGCTTGAAGAGAGAGTGTGAACAGCTTCAGAAGGAGTTGTCATCTGCAAACAGGAAGGTTAGTTTTAGATGGTAAATATGTGACTCAATGCAGTATTTTCCATCTCTAAGAGCTAATGTAGtaagctgtgatttttcttttactccGAGCTTTGCGCTCTTTGTCTCTTATGAAACCCTGTCCCAGGGAGCTGAGAATCTTCTGTGCTTTTGCAGAGCATGCAGGGTGGGACTCCATGCCGATGTGTTGCAGGACTTTTAGTCAGCACAAACAGTTCCAGTGGTAAAACATGGGAACCATAAACAAAACGCAGGCTGCTCAAGTGCTCTGCAATACACAGTGCTTACACAGTAGCATTACCGCTTTTGGGTTAAACCCTGCTTATTCTTTGAAACTTGTCAGAGATGCTGTATAACATTGTC
Protein-coding sequences here:
- the NIN gene encoding ninein isoform X3, with protein sequence MDEAEQDQYEARLKELFDSFDSTGTGSLGQEELTDLCHVLHLEEVAPALQQTLLQDNLLGRVHFDQFKEALILILSRTLSNEEHFQEPDSSPEAQPKYIKGGKRYGRRSLPEFQESVEDFTEVTVIEPLSEEACPPHIASSACEEHWKTRDSEEYEAEGQLRFWNPDDLNASPSASLPSPDWIEEKLQEVCEHLGITRDGHLNRKKLVSICEQYGLRTAAGEVLEEVLHNLEQDDTMSVEDFFYGLLKNGKSLTPSASTPYRQLKRHLSMQSFDESGRRTTTPSAMPSTIGFCLFSSLDDGMGYGCVEGVLDCWHQEGIENSQEILKALDFSLDGKVNLTELTLALENELLITKNGVHQAALASFKMEIRHLLERADQVAREKEKLRSDLEKAEKLKSLMASEVDDHHAAIERRNEYNLRKLDEEYKERIAALKNELRREREQILQQANKQRLELEQEIEKLKTDDSYLRDRLALSLKENSRLESELLETGEKLAEYESLASKLQRNLENVLAEKFGDLDPSSAEFFLQEERLAQMRSEYERQCRELQDQIDELHSELEEYRAQGKVLRPSLKNALSEEFDIDMKSQGNSGIEPDQGLGSEDCNPLNMSIEAEMAIEQMKEQHHRDLHHLKQELEDTVSHYEKQLDETKIHCEKEQEDMRRKYTEEMQVMQKQITGLKNQIAELQGEAAVLREQQEKLDCKYNDEKNKLQTRFDEEKANLQELLRQEHEEDVRARLDQVHEKFSQEREELIQNSVWVEEKMRVLAQTLQEEKGELERGFHEQLKRMAEVHALEKEELQQELLRKHEQDLEEERKKMESDYNRRASRAETQFSVDTQTLVNKYEETIQNLEGCYQRELHELAEQQREEKSQWEFEKDEIAQEVAEAHEQLKESLANEKAVSSALTQEKDLLEKNFKEEVNKLVCEREQLQKELQDLRNAAEKQEKKLNDKITKLQHDHAKELKNKEEHISVVEENGKLVRQKLERLDSEYKQEKEDLNSKLLALESINKDICVRAETEKAEMSLEISNLQGKIQKLQWETHSFSALQNHYRVLEKEYAKAKSKIASFSGMAPLGDDADVLLNLQKVHEQAVKENVRMAAEIVRLQHRLQAAEQEPVRPPSPGCSDSSSELSQLADEMDPTFEGLPSDCKDADKGTDSNVLQLLEDDTTDLEEMTDVDSDLEKACTEARAGGHALKVQACQMQGIKAALEADGSQDCDKNRELLARVPLLQKKRDLKKTLERVPRPKMLHSDINQQKVHLLNHRIAPKNKGFVSDALKLQVELEKAEELSEASLLLDHAHGATNGDLKSVIGQLWKRVAELEDRSMAQAELLSLQEEIQVENEDLKSEIIKLVEKNKVLEDNLHKLRSVHCKLEESKLESTKLREENTQLINKVKELEDVQEQDAQGNVDAHSDKLRLQCQFGKLEEHAAAFTGQQDKRAQSDSVVKEMSAEKWELQEPNRKLKEKAAALVNTNNVHFHKEERNTVTHGLQSTCTELQQKVDLLRCEAEKLREENAILKNEVTLLNEEGSASSLKLRELNGSREEMRQKIEAVRKEKVAIQKMVDNLKKQVADLKTRNQQLDSENTELSQRNSKNQADVQDLNQQLARVLKQKEREAGKCTLEEWEKERLVLKEELENSKVKSSNMVSSLEVELSKMKVQAHILEQENHILKQELEKTKQLSSCPELSDLQNEVSSLITKNEKLQKEKEALSEELNRCIDKVAKVSCLENAIGSLKQEQKSWEQQSQTLKTQLTVSQEKVQSLDETLQNTNLQMSRLKSDLRVTQQEKETLKQEVMSLHKQLQNANEKNRVLELAVPSSGLQDQQRQIHWDELDQLTKQEQQLLRQENERLQREVQSTKTDLTHSREKMRQLESTILSLKHQKHQSQLGIVKAIEQEKLSLKRECEQLQKELSSANRKISQMNSLERELETSSENDGLRKKQVKLDDQLMEMLHSSGSVMLSQPPHSRELQQQGCAMVPKEQFLQLQHQLLQAERRSQRLQEELESRPSETNMQQHLEKLHPNPSSSSFHQPCYRSSEQCMQIPTGGSGTSDSLAAYDLIPYHDKHTQTHELA